In one window of Dokdonia sp. PRO95 DNA:
- a CDS encoding tetratricopeptide repeat protein, producing the protein MHKIKYVLVALFLYSTIAVGQQSAIYTNDLVQFNKALSLYNSKQYLAAQTLFEEVKGDTDDTTVKGDCAYYIANAAVRLNQQGADDLMTTFVTEYPTSTKRNSAFLDVAQYYFDNGKFAYARKWYDRVDESTLAAGEKETFYFNNGYAYFKSNRFDEAKKYLNRVRDSKKYGAQAKYYIGFMAYEGDDYEEANELFEEVEAETGGEYNEDLAYFKADLNFKLGKFDEAISEGKSQLASANPKEKSELNKIIGESYFNQKRYAEALPYLKEYKGKRGKWNNTDYYQLGYTYYKQGDYTNAINEFNKIIDGNNGVAQNGYYHLAESYLKLDKKQEALNAFKNASEMDFNAQIKEDSGLNYAKLSYEIGNAYKSTPAVITDYIDAYPKSPAKAELEALLIDSYITSKNYKEAMRLLESNSNFDNKVAYQKVAFLYGLDLYNEGNYPEAAAAFKKSLKEPRDPLYVTRATYWKAESDYVANDFKEAIIGYKQFLNNSNAASTPEYKDINYNLAYAYFSDKQYEQAASFFELYIASNVQDETKLNDAYLRLGDSRFISSKYWPALEAYNKSIALNKTDQDYATFQKSMSYGFIKKDEDKINGLQTFSTKFPNSTYRDDALYELGNIYVSQNKNDQAITAYDKLVRDLPGSSYVSKAMLKKALILDNKNKSDEALALLRKVAGDYPGTPEALQAVTTAKLIYIDLGRVDEYGEWVSTLEFIDVEDAELDDAAYASAEKQYVENNIGQAERLFESYLSNYPKGQHALQAHFYLGQLAFAKAEYNKTIPHYQYVIAKERSEFTEQALARLGQVYLTDKNYTAAIPVLKRLETEADFPQNIVFAQSNLMKSFYESEDLIKAVSYAEKVLGNAKIDNAVKSDAQIIIARSSIKTGDNARAKTAYAEVQKIATGALAAEALYYDAYFKNEAQNFEASNVAVQKLAKDYSGFKEYGAKGLVLMAKNFYALGDAYQATYILESVITNFADYPETVEKARGELAIIKQAEGKTNASVEKG; encoded by the coding sequence ATGCATAAAATCAAGTATGTACTTGTTGCATTATTTTTATATTCTACTATTGCTGTAGGGCAACAATCGGCTATATATACGAATGATCTTGTACAATTTAATAAGGCGCTCTCCTTATATAACAGCAAGCAATATCTAGCAGCTCAAACTCTTTTTGAAGAAGTAAAAGGCGATACAGATGATACCACCGTAAAAGGTGATTGTGCTTATTACATTGCAAATGCAGCAGTACGTCTTAACCAGCAAGGGGCAGATGATCTTATGACCACTTTTGTGACAGAGTATCCTACGAGTACAAAACGCAACAGTGCATTTCTAGATGTAGCTCAGTATTACTTTGATAATGGCAAATTTGCTTATGCTCGTAAATGGTATGATCGCGTTGATGAAAGCACACTTGCAGCAGGAGAGAAGGAGACTTTTTACTTTAATAATGGTTATGCTTATTTTAAAAGCAATCGTTTTGATGAAGCAAAGAAGTACTTAAACCGTGTACGTGATTCAAAAAAATATGGAGCGCAAGCTAAGTATTACATAGGCTTCATGGCTTATGAAGGTGATGATTATGAAGAAGCAAATGAGCTTTTTGAGGAGGTAGAAGCAGAGACTGGGGGAGAATATAATGAGGATCTTGCATACTTTAAGGCAGATCTTAATTTTAAGTTAGGAAAATTTGACGAAGCAATATCAGAAGGAAAATCTCAACTAGCCAGTGCAAATCCTAAAGAAAAATCTGAGCTTAATAAAATTATAGGAGAAAGCTATTTCAATCAAAAGAGGTATGCAGAGGCATTACCTTATTTAAAAGAATATAAAGGTAAGCGTGGAAAGTGGAATAATACAGATTACTACCAGCTAGGATATACTTATTATAAGCAAGGAGACTACACAAATGCTATTAATGAATTTAATAAAATTATTGACGGGAATAACGGTGTAGCACAAAATGGTTATTATCATCTTGCAGAATCTTATCTTAAGTTAGATAAAAAGCAGGAGGCACTTAATGCATTTAAAAATGCAAGTGAAATGGATTTTAATGCGCAAATTAAGGAAGATAGTGGTCTTAATTATGCAAAGCTGAGTTATGAAATAGGTAATGCATACAAGTCTACACCTGCTGTTATTACAGATTATATAGATGCGTATCCAAAATCTCCAGCTAAGGCAGAGCTAGAAGCGTTACTTATTGATTCCTATATCACTTCAAAAAATTACAAAGAAGCAATGCGCTTGCTAGAAAGCAACAGCAATTTTGATAATAAGGTAGCTTATCAAAAAGTAGCGTTCCTTTATGGTCTTGATCTTTATAATGAAGGTAATTATCCAGAAGCTGCAGCAGCATTTAAAAAATCTCTTAAAGAACCACGTGACCCCTTATATGTGACACGTGCTACTTATTGGAAAGCAGAGAGTGACTATGTTGCAAATGATTTTAAGGAAGCAATTATAGGATACAAACAGTTTTTAAATAACAGTAATGCTGCAAGTACACCAGAGTATAAAGACATTAATTATAACCTAGCCTACGCATATTTTTCTGATAAGCAATATGAACAGGCAGCAAGCTTCTTTGAGTTGTATATAGCTAGTAACGTACAGGATGAGACTAAGCTCAATGATGCCTACTTACGTCTAGGTGATAGCCGTTTTATAAGTAGTAAATACTGGCCTGCACTTGAGGCTTATAATAAGTCTATAGCGCTTAATAAGACAGATCAAGATTATGCAACTTTTCAAAAATCGATGAGTTATGGTTTTATAAAAAAGGACGAGGACAAAATAAACGGACTTCAAACTTTCTCTACCAAATTTCCAAATTCTACTTATCGTGATGATGCGCTTTATGAATTAGGGAACATTTATGTTTCTCAAAACAAAAATGATCAAGCAATTACAGCTTATGATAAACTCGTAAGAGATTTACCAGGTAGCTCTTACGTGTCTAAAGCGATGCTTAAGAAAGCATTGATACTAGATAATAAAAACAAATCTGATGAAGCACTGGCGCTATTACGTAAGGTGGCTGGCGATTATCCAGGAACTCCGGAGGCGTTACAAGCAGTAACTACGGCAAAGCTTATCTATATAGATCTCGGCCGTGTTGATGAGTATGGTGAATGGGTGAGTACGCTAGAATTTATTGATGTGGAGGATGCAGAGCTTGATGATGCTGCATACGCTTCGGCAGAGAAGCAGTACGTGGAGAATAATATAGGTCAAGCAGAACGACTTTTTGAATCTTACTTGAGTAACTATCCTAAAGGTCAGCATGCATTACAAGCTCATTTTTACTTGGGGCAGCTCGCTTTCGCGAAAGCGGAATACAATAAGACAATTCCGCATTATCAATATGTTATTGCAAAGGAGCGTAGTGAATTTACGGAGCAAGCACTTGCACGTTTAGGGCAAGTATATCTTACTGATAAAAATTACACAGCTGCAATTCCAGTGTTAAAGCGATTAGAAACAGAAGCAGACTTCCCACAGAATATCGTTTTTGCTCAGTCTAACCTCATGAAATCTTTTTATGAAAGTGAGGACTTGATAAAGGCAGTAAGCTATGCCGAAAAAGTGCTTGGAAATGCAAAAATTGATAATGCAGTAAAAAGTGACGCACAAATAATAATTGCTCGCTCTTCTATAAAGACGGGTGATAACGCTAGAGCTAAAACAGCTTATGCAGAAGTACAAAAAATTGCTACAGGAGCACTTGCAGCAGAGGCTTTATATTATGATGCCTACTTTAAAAATGAAGCTCAAAACTTTGAAGCATCTAATGTTGCAGTGCAAAAACTAGCAAAAGATTATAGCGGTTTTAAAGAGTATGGAGCAAAAGGGCTTGTGCTCATGGCAAAAAACTTTTATGCACTAGGAGATGCTTATCAAGCTACCTACATTTTAGAAAGTGTGATTACAAACTTTGCAGATTATCCAGAAACTGTAGAAAAAGCTCGTGGCGAACTAGCAATTATTAAACAAGCAGAAGGAAAAACAAATGCCTCTGTAGAAAAAGGGTAA
- a CDS encoding zinc-dependent metalloprotease translates to MKNQFKFSAMAIAMMAITFTSCEKETEEAIENDLVTEELLAETREAVTDAGVLGKIREDLKLDAGAVTRGDFHLPDGTVQQRIYIGEDIVVTAKELDEMTANQDTRQFRTNNLVTGANRTIDIIGYTGNDNFGLSSKGRTALQWAVNNYNRISGSALRFRLTFGTNFNNSDMVVYDNTANNPGQSGGVAGFPSAQGLPNKFVQIYGLEGSSTNVNEHVITHEIGHSIGFRHSDYYDRASCGSGGGESAGSTGAIQLPGTPTRDFDSIMQACFSNSEDGEFSSNDVTALRAMY, encoded by the coding sequence ATGAAAAATCAATTCAAATTTAGTGCAATGGCTATCGCTATGATGGCTATAACGTTCACATCATGTGAAAAGGAAACCGAAGAAGCTATTGAGAATGATCTTGTAACCGAAGAACTTCTCGCAGAAACTAGAGAGGCTGTAACAGATGCAGGTGTTCTAGGCAAAATTAGAGAAGATCTTAAGCTTGATGCAGGTGCAGTAACAAGAGGGGATTTTCATCTTCCTGATGGTACAGTACAGCAACGCATTTACATAGGTGAAGATATTGTTGTGACAGCAAAGGAGCTTGATGAAATGACAGCAAACCAAGACACAAGACAGTTTAGAACAAATAACCTTGTGACTGGAGCAAACAGAACGATAGATATTATAGGATACACTGGTAATGACAACTTCGGACTTTCATCAAAGGGGCGTACTGCATTACAATGGGCTGTAAATAACTACAACCGTATCTCTGGATCTGCATTGCGTTTCCGTCTTACTTTTGGGACTAACTTCAATAACAGTGATATGGTAGTGTATGATAACACTGCAAATAATCCTGGTCAAAGTGGAGGTGTAGCTGGTTTTCCAAGTGCACAAGGACTTCCTAACAAGTTTGTACAGATTTATGGTCTTGAAGGATCATCTACAAACGTAAATGAGCATGTAATCACACACGAGATTGGTCACTCTATAGGTTTCCGTCACTCAGATTACTATGACCGCGCAAGCTGTGGAAGCGGTGGAGGTGAGTCTGCTGGATCTACGGGAGCAATACAATTACCTGGAACTCCAACAAGAGATTTTGACTCAATCATGCAGGCTTGTTTCTCAAACAGTGAAGATGGAGAATTCAGCTCAAATGATGTTACTGCATTAAGAGCTATGTACTAA
- a CDS encoding pirin family protein, which yields MTAIIKIKQLGFQWETQDPFLFCAYHLDNYPKGNEQLGPAASLQGRNLGMDFEPHPEGWNMYHGTTVPGFPAHPHRGFETVTIVEQGLADHSDSLGAAGRFGNGDVQWMTAGKGVQHSEMFPLLNDDKENPLLLFQLWLNLPKKNKLVDPHFKMLWNEDIPIHNSQDDYGKSTSIKLISGDYNDLKAPDAAPDSWAMDPSNHVAIWLITMEPNAVWKLPSAAGQLNRSLYFYSGEKVTIEGNQIPVNHSIDLLSDQEIEIKNGSSTASFLLLQGKPINEPVAQQGPFVMNHPQEIQEAISEFRKTAFGGWPWSSYDHTHPKERGRFALHADGREEVK from the coding sequence ATGACAGCAATTATAAAAATCAAACAACTGGGTTTTCAGTGGGAAACCCAAGATCCATTTCTTTTTTGTGCATATCATTTAGATAACTACCCAAAAGGCAATGAGCAGCTAGGTCCAGCCGCTTCACTACAAGGACGCAACCTAGGAATGGATTTTGAACCTCATCCAGAAGGATGGAATATGTATCATGGCACTACAGTACCGGGATTTCCTGCGCATCCTCATCGCGGTTTTGAGACTGTAACAATTGTAGAGCAAGGTCTCGCAGACCATAGTGACTCTCTAGGTGCTGCTGGACGTTTTGGAAACGGAGATGTACAGTGGATGACCGCTGGCAAAGGCGTACAACACAGCGAGATGTTTCCATTACTGAATGATGATAAAGAGAATCCGCTGTTATTATTTCAACTTTGGCTCAACCTACCTAAAAAGAATAAGCTGGTTGACCCACATTTTAAAATGCTGTGGAATGAAGACATCCCAATTCATAACTCACAAGATGATTATGGAAAAAGTACAAGCATAAAACTCATATCTGGAGATTACAATGATCTAAAAGCTCCCGATGCTGCTCCAGATTCTTGGGCAATGGATCCTAGTAATCACGTGGCCATCTGGCTTATTACTATGGAACCAAACGCTGTATGGAAATTACCCTCGGCAGCTGGTCAGCTAAATAGATCTCTATATTTTTATAGCGGAGAAAAAGTAACCATAGAAGGTAATCAGATACCGGTAAATCATAGTATTGATCTTTTAAGTGATCAAGAGATTGAGATTAAAAACGGCAGTAGCACTGCAAGCTTCCTACTCTTACAAGGTAAACCTATAAATGAGCCAGTTGCTCAACAAGGACCTTTTGTAATGAATCACCCTCAAGAAATTCAAGAAGCCATTTCCGAATTTAGAAAAACGGCTTTTGGTGGCTGGCCCTGGAGTTCTTATGATCATACGCACCCTAAAGAGCGTGGCCGTTTTGCTCTACATGCAGATGGTCGGGAAGAAGTAAAATAA
- a CDS encoding LON peptidase substrate-binding domain-containing protein — MTTAVLPMFPLEMVAFPGEPLNLHVFEDRYQQLLQDCESGGITFGIPTYINNSLAYGTEMEITHVVKRYPSGAADIICKGLRVFKLINFYNTLGERLYAGGEVTFIEERQEPSSSRKIRLINLLSDFYDELDMKTPEINVDTIRSFTLAHKMGLTLEQEYELLQIPSEDRRLQYLIEHLEIALPTLKSVNRTKRLIALNGHFKNFDPLDFEDYKM; from the coding sequence ATGACAACAGCAGTACTCCCTATGTTTCCTCTAGAAATGGTAGCCTTTCCAGGTGAACCGCTCAATTTACATGTGTTTGAAGATAGGTATCAACAATTATTACAAGACTGTGAATCTGGAGGTATCACCTTTGGAATTCCTACTTATATAAATAATAGTCTTGCCTATGGTACTGAAATGGAAATTACACATGTAGTAAAACGATATCCTTCTGGAGCTGCAGATATTATTTGCAAGGGTTTAAGGGTTTTTAAGCTTATCAACTTTTATAATACGCTGGGAGAACGATTATATGCTGGAGGTGAGGTAACATTTATTGAGGAACGTCAAGAGCCGTCATCTTCTCGTAAAATAAGACTCATCAATTTGCTTTCTGACTTTTACGATGAGCTTGATATGAAAACTCCAGAAATCAATGTAGATACTATACGAAGTTTTACACTTGCTCATAAAATGGGATTGACCTTGGAGCAAGAATATGAGTTGCTACAAATTCCTTCTGAAGATAGACGATTGCAATATCTCATAGAACATCTAGAGATAGCACTACCTACGCTTAAATCTGTAAATAGGACTAAAAGACTAATTGCTCTTAATGGGCACTTTAAAAACTTTGATCCTCTAGACTTTGAGGATTATAAAATGTGA
- a CDS encoding amidohydrolase, with amino-acid sequence MRKILYSLAILPLLFSCDTKQSVDLIVTNANVYTVDNAFAKAESFAIKDGKFIAVGTSNDITEKYEAAETIDATGKTVLPGLIDGHCHFYGLGQNLQIADLVGTESYDEVMAKVSAFAKANPDATVLRGRGWDQNDWAVKEFPTKDKLDALFPDVPVVLERVDGHAYLVNQKALDLASIDASTKVSGGEVVLVDGKVTGVLIDTPQTLVDAVLPQPSTAESAQVLLEAQELCFSYGLTTVNDAGLNKNIVELIDSLQQTGSLQMRVYAMLSNNEENLDHYLTTGKVKTDRLNVRSIKVYGDGALGSRGATMREAYSDKDGHFGAMITPSEEMNDLAKRIAAADFQMNTHAIGDSANVVVLRAYEKVLASKTDPRWKVEHAQIVSREDFDVFSEKILPSVQPTHATSDMYWAEDRVGAERIKGAYAYKDLLNQSGIVILGTDFPVEQVSPFYTFYASVARKDLKQYPEGGYQMENALTREETLKGMTIWAAYSNFEEDEKGSIETGKFADFIIMDEDIMTVEEDKIPNLKVAATYVDGVKVYQQ; translated from the coding sequence ATGCGTAAAATTCTTTATTCTTTAGCAATCCTTCCTTTATTATTTTCTTGTGACACCAAGCAATCTGTAGATCTTATTGTTACAAATGCAAATGTGTATACGGTAGATAACGCTTTCGCGAAAGCGGAATCTTTTGCAATCAAAGATGGAAAATTTATAGCAGTAGGCACATCTAACGACATTACCGAAAAGTATGAAGCTGCTGAAACAATAGATGCTACGGGCAAAACTGTGTTGCCAGGGCTTATAGATGGTCACTGTCACTTTTATGGACTTGGTCAAAACCTCCAAATAGCAGATCTCGTTGGTACTGAAAGTTATGATGAGGTAATGGCAAAAGTGTCTGCCTTTGCAAAGGCAAATCCTGATGCAACTGTGTTGAGAGGAAGAGGATGGGATCAGAACGATTGGGCTGTAAAAGAGTTTCCTACAAAAGATAAGCTTGACGCTTTATTTCCAGATGTTCCTGTTGTTTTAGAGCGTGTGGACGGTCACGCATATTTAGTAAATCAAAAAGCATTAGATCTTGCTAGTATAGATGCTTCTACAAAGGTAAGTGGAGGAGAAGTCGTACTTGTAGACGGCAAAGTAACGGGTGTTCTTATTGACACACCGCAAACATTAGTTGACGCAGTATTACCACAACCTAGCACTGCCGAAAGTGCTCAAGTGTTACTAGAAGCACAGGAGCTTTGTTTTTCTTACGGTCTTACTACAGTAAATGATGCAGGTCTTAATAAAAACATTGTAGAACTTATAGATAGTCTTCAGCAAACTGGAAGTTTGCAAATGAGGGTATATGCAATGTTATCTAATAATGAAGAAAATCTAGATCACTACCTAACTACAGGAAAAGTAAAAACAGATCGTCTTAATGTACGTTCTATAAAGGTGTATGGTGATGGAGCCTTAGGTTCTCGTGGAGCGACAATGCGTGAGGCTTATAGCGATAAGGATGGACATTTTGGAGCGATGATCACTCCATCTGAAGAGATGAATGATCTTGCAAAACGTATTGCCGCAGCAGATTTTCAAATGAATACACATGCCATAGGTGATAGTGCAAATGTAGTTGTGCTGAGAGCTTATGAAAAAGTACTAGCTTCTAAAACAGATCCAAGATGGAAAGTAGAACATGCACAAATAGTATCAAGAGAAGATTTTGATGTTTTTAGCGAGAAGATTTTACCTTCAGTACAGCCTACACACGCTACTAGCGATATGTATTGGGCAGAAGATAGAGTAGGAGCAGAGCGTATCAAAGGAGCGTATGCATACAAAGACTTATTAAATCAGTCAGGTATTGTAATCCTAGGAACAGATTTTCCTGTAGAGCAGGTAAGTCCGTTTTATACATTCTATGCCTCTGTTGCTCGTAAAGATTTAAAACAATATCCAGAAGGTGGGTACCAGATGGAGAATGCACTTACTAGAGAAGAAACGTTAAAAGGAATGACAATCTGGGCTGCCTATTCAAATTTTGAAGAAGACGAGAAAGGAAGTATTGAAACTGGAAAGTTTGCAGATTTTATTATCATGGATGAAGATATTATGACGGTAGAAGAGGATAAAATCCCTAACTTAAAAGTAGCTGCTACGTATGTGGATGGTGTAAAAGTGTATCAGCAGTAG
- the lysA gene encoding diaminopimelate decarboxylase translates to MKNRDLLNVVNTYGSPVYVYDAETITTQYNRLTNAFKHVKKLRLNYAVKALSNISILQHLKGLGSGLDTVSIQEVQLGLLAGFTPDRIIFTPNGVSLAEIEEVAQMGVQINIDNLSILEQFGTKHPQIPVCIRVNPHVMAGGNTNISVGHIDSKFGISIHQLPHVLRIVENTGMNINGIHMHTGSDILDIDVFVYATEILFDAAQKFSDLTFIDFGSGFKVPYKEGDIETNIEELGEKLGKRFNAFAKAYGKPLTLTFEPGKFLVSEAGKFLVQVNVVKQTTSTVFAQVDSGFNHLIRPMLYGSQHEIHNISNPKGRERFYSVVGYICETDTFANNRRISEISEGDILAFDNAGAYCFTMASNYNSRYRPAEVLIKNGEAHLIRKRETFEDLISNQVILKE, encoded by the coding sequence ATGAAAAACAGAGATCTTTTAAACGTAGTTAACACCTACGGAAGTCCAGTTTATGTATACGATGCAGAGACTATCACTACACAATACAATAGACTTACTAATGCATTTAAGCATGTAAAAAAGTTAAGACTTAACTATGCCGTAAAAGCTTTAAGCAACATTTCTATATTACAGCATTTAAAAGGCTTGGGTTCTGGACTAGACACTGTTTCTATTCAAGAGGTACAACTAGGACTTCTTGCTGGCTTTACTCCAGATCGTATCATCTTTACACCTAATGGCGTATCACTTGCAGAGATAGAGGAAGTAGCACAAATGGGTGTGCAAATTAATATAGATAACCTTTCTATACTAGAACAGTTTGGTACAAAGCATCCTCAAATACCTGTGTGTATCCGTGTGAATCCGCACGTGATGGCTGGTGGAAACACTAATATTTCTGTAGGGCACATCGATAGTAAGTTTGGGATAAGTATTCACCAGCTGCCGCATGTGTTACGTATTGTGGAAAATACAGGGATGAATATCAATGGAATACACATGCATACCGGAAGTGACATTCTCGATATTGATGTGTTTGTATATGCGACAGAAATATTATTTGATGCGGCACAAAAATTCAGCGACCTTACTTTTATTGACTTCGGTAGCGGTTTTAAAGTACCCTATAAAGAAGGAGACATTGAGACTAACATAGAGGAACTAGGAGAGAAATTAGGGAAACGTTTTAACGCTTTCGCGAAAGCGTACGGAAAACCACTCACTCTTACCTTTGAACCTGGTAAATTCCTTGTAAGCGAGGCTGGTAAATTTCTGGTACAAGTTAATGTGGTAAAACAAACCACCTCTACAGTATTTGCTCAAGTGGATAGCGGATTCAATCACTTAATAAGACCTATGCTCTACGGTAGCCAGCATGAGATTCACAATATAAGCAACCCAAAAGGAAGAGAACGTTTTTACAGTGTAGTAGGCTATATCTGTGAGACAGATACTTTTGCAAACAACCGTCGTATCTCAGAAATTTCTGAAGGTGACATTCTTGCCTTTGATAATGCAGGTGCGTATTGCTTTACGATGGCGAGTAATTATAACAGTCGCTACAGACCTGCCGAAGTATTAATAAAAAACGGCGAAGCGCATTTAATACGCAAGCGAGAGACCTTTGAAGATCTCATAAGTAACCAGGTAATTCTCAAAGAATAA
- a CDS encoding TonB-dependent receptor: MNRSFNTLYNIGLVAFAMLFVQVVTAQEEESTIGTEVVNVVKAYTPTISDAFKVKATPALNDSITTAKKKVTYSIFSVPVASTFTPAKGKAAVVKKTKKEKLYDNYATVGFGSYTSVLAELYSNFQISRTEDFGIFLNHNSSQGGIDGTVVDDYFYDSRLNLSYGARERDMTWRADLDAKHQVYNWYGIPEELKTINGTGNTPLFNEDFDVSHSFLTAGLNGSVSLQDSFFKKANATLRYFGDDQDSGELRAVVAPTFEFPIAGELITTKVTADYVSGSFDNAFDTVDTEINYSFLNAGINPSLVILRDDLEVTLGVEAMVSLDTEASETDFFVYPKITASYRVAGDYFIAYAGLEGGLQQNNYHDFAQENPFISPTLTIKPTDKQYDGYLGMKGKLSEALSYNLRASYTAESDKALFIHNPYSQSGNGFGANGYANGNSFSIAYDDINTVGVFAEFNFDVNANLKMKVNGQYNTYDTDSQQEAWNLPDLQASVFADYQITEKWFAGVNLFFVGERSDLVSSNDPADLLVTNTIQTLDSYFDANAHVGYRFNNRLSAFARVNNILDSNYEKWLNYEVQGLQGMVGATYKFDF, encoded by the coding sequence ATGAATCGTTCATTCAATACATTATATAACATAGGACTTGTTGCATTTGCAATGCTTTTTGTTCAAGTGGTTACTGCACAAGAAGAGGAGTCTACCATAGGAACAGAGGTGGTAAACGTTGTAAAGGCGTATACTCCTACTATAAGTGATGCTTTTAAAGTAAAAGCAACTCCTGCGCTTAATGACTCTATCACTACGGCAAAAAAAAAGGTGACCTATAGTATTTTTTCTGTGCCTGTAGCAAGTACGTTTACTCCAGCCAAAGGTAAAGCGGCAGTAGTAAAGAAAACAAAAAAGGAGAAGTTGTACGATAACTATGCAACTGTTGGTTTTGGTAGCTACACATCGGTACTAGCAGAGCTTTATAGTAATTTTCAAATAAGCCGTACAGAGGATTTTGGTATCTTTTTAAACCATAATTCTTCTCAGGGCGGAATAGACGGCACTGTAGTAGACGATTATTTTTATGATAGCAGGCTTAATTTAAGTTACGGTGCGCGCGAGCGTGATATGACATGGAGAGCAGATCTTGATGCAAAGCATCAAGTATATAATTGGTATGGAATTCCTGAGGAGCTTAAGACAATAAACGGAACTGGTAACACGCCTTTATTTAATGAAGATTTTGATGTGTCTCATTCTTTTCTCACAGCAGGATTAAATGGTAGTGTAAGTTTGCAAGATTCTTTCTTTAAGAAGGCAAATGCTACGTTGAGGTACTTTGGTGATGATCAAGACAGCGGCGAACTTAGAGCAGTAGTTGCGCCTACATTTGAGTTTCCTATTGCGGGAGAGCTTATTACAACAAAAGTAACAGCAGATTATGTAAGCGGTTCTTTTGACAACGCATTTGATACCGTAGATACAGAAATCAATTATAGCTTTCTTAATGCGGGGATAAATCCAAGTCTTGTGATTTTAAGAGATGATCTTGAGGTGACTTTAGGAGTAGAGGCAATGGTGTCACTAGATACCGAGGCAAGTGAAACAGACTTCTTTGTGTATCCAAAAATTACAGCATCTTATCGAGTTGCTGGAGATTATTTTATAGCGTATGCAGGACTTGAAGGCGGATTACAACAAAATAACTACCATGATTTTGCACAAGAAAATCCTTTTATATCACCTACACTTACTATCAAGCCAACAGATAAACAGTACGACGGTTATTTAGGAATGAAGGGTAAATTATCTGAAGCTTTGAGTTATAACCTACGTGCAAGTTATACGGCAGAGAGTGATAAGGCTTTATTCATTCACAATCCATACTCGCAAAGCGGTAATGGCTTTGGTGCAAATGGATATGCAAACGGAAACTCTTTCTCAATCGCTTATGATGATATCAATACGGTAGGAGTATTTGCAGAGTTTAATTTTGATGTAAATGCAAATCTTAAAATGAAAGTAAACGGTCAATACAATACGTATGACACAGATAGCCAGCAAGAAGCTTGGAACCTTCCAGACTTACAAGCATCTGTTTTTGCAGATTATCAGATTACAGAAAAATGGTTTGCTGGGGTTAATTTATTTTTTGTGGGAGAGCGCAGTGATTTAGTATCTAGTAACGACCCTGCAGATCTTTTAGTTACAAACACAATACAAACTCTAGATAGCTATTTTGATGCAAATGCTCATGTGGGGTATCGCTTTAATAATCGCTTGTCTGCATTTGCTCGTGTAAACAATATTCTAGACAGTAATTACGAGAAATGGCTCAACTATGAAGTGCAGGGTCTTCAAGGAATGGTGGGAGCTACCTATAAATTTGACTTTTAA